TCACCGTCGACCACCGGCCGCGACCCGACACGTTCTACGGCGTCGGCAAGGTCGCCGCCGAGGCACTGCTCAGCCTGTACTCCGACCGCTACGCCCTCGACGCCGTGAGCTGTCGCATCGGCTCGTTCACCGAGACGCCGGAGGACACCCGCGCCCTATCGACCTGGCTCTCCCACGACGACTGCGTCCGGATGGTCGACGCAGCACTCACCACGCCCGCCCCCGGCTACGCCGTGCTCTACGGGATCAGCGCCAACACGCGTGCCTGGTGGGACCTCGAGCCCGGCCGGCTGCTGGGCTACGAGCCTCTCGACGACGCCGAGCAGTACGCCGCCTCCGTCCCGGCCGTCGAGGGCGACCAGGACGCGGCCGCCCATGTGGGCGGCGCCTTCGCCGGGCGGTCGTTCGAGCGCCCGGCCTTCTAGACGGGTCGTGTCTCTCTTGGTTCAGCGTTGGATTCCTGCCGACAGGCGCGTGTTTGGTCAGCAGTAGCTTGGGCCCCGGGAGACAGTGGCCGTGGCACTTCGCCCAGTTGGACGCGGTCGCCCTCAGCCGGCAGGACCGCGACGATCACCGCGTCGTCGGCGTAACCGATCACCGAGATAGAGTCCGACTCCGACTCCGACACCACGCTGGGCCCTCGGTCTCGCCCAGCAAACGGATGCTCTCCAGTGGCTGCTGCGCCAGCGTGTGGAATCGGTTATCGAAACGCTCAAAGACCAGCTCGGTATCGAACGTCCCGGGGCTCACTTCGCGCCGCGCAGCCGCGGCTCACTGCCCAGGCGC
This is a stretch of genomic DNA from Nocardioides sp. InS609-2. It encodes these proteins:
- a CDS encoding NAD(P)-dependent oxidoreductase, yielding MRVLLTGAGGSIGRILCEGLADRGHEVVGLDLVPAPEGVTGAWHVADCADPDAVAAVFADEHLDAVAHFAGFPGEQGLQDSLTSHAVTTAALLDAMVDHRVTRIVYASSNHAVGRTPREDLVTVDHRPRPDTFYGVGKVAAEALLSLYSDRYALDAVSCRIGSFTETPEDTRALSTWLSHDDCVRMVDAALTTPAPGYAVLYGISANTRAWWDLEPGRLLGYEPLDDAEQYAASVPAVEGDQDAAAHVGGAFAGRSFERPAF